In a genomic window of Microbacterium amylolyticum:
- a CDS encoding aldo/keto reductase: MTVPTVKLNSGYDIPQLGFGVFLVPPAEAEKAVSEALEIGYRHIDTAAIYKNEEGVGAAIAKSGIDRSELFITTKLWNDRQSGEQPHDAMRESLDKLGLDSVDLYLTHWPTPERDTYSNAWQKLIEIRDAGLAKSIGVSNHLPAHLDRIVEDTGVVPSINQIELHPAHQQQDVLDWAATSGTKIESWGPLGQGKYPLFENPAVAAAAETHGKTPAQVVIRWHLERGFIVFPKSVRKERMAENLDVFDFSLTAAEIDAINAIDPGDGSGRVSAHPLEVN; encoded by the coding sequence ATGACTGTTCCTACCGTCAAGCTCAACTCCGGTTACGACATCCCTCAACTCGGCTTCGGCGTCTTCTTGGTGCCCCCGGCAGAGGCGGAGAAAGCCGTCAGCGAGGCGCTTGAGATTGGCTATCGCCACATCGACACCGCCGCGATCTACAAGAACGAGGAGGGCGTTGGCGCCGCGATCGCGAAGAGCGGTATCGACCGCTCCGAGCTGTTTATCACCACGAAGCTCTGGAACGATCGCCAGTCCGGCGAGCAGCCGCACGATGCGATGCGCGAGAGCCTCGACAAGCTCGGCCTCGACAGCGTTGATCTGTACCTCACGCACTGGCCGACGCCCGAGCGCGACACCTATTCGAACGCCTGGCAGAAGCTGATCGAGATTCGCGACGCCGGCCTGGCAAAGTCCATCGGCGTCTCCAACCATCTGCCGGCGCACCTCGATCGCATCGTGGAAGACACGGGAGTCGTCCCGTCGATCAACCAGATCGAGCTTCACCCCGCGCATCAGCAGCAGGACGTTCTGGACTGGGCTGCCACGAGCGGCACCAAGATCGAGTCGTGGGGGCCGCTCGGTCAGGGGAAGTACCCGCTGTTCGAGAACCCTGCCGTTGCCGCTGCTGCGGAGACGCACGGGAAAACGCCGGCTCAGGTCGTCATCCGCTGGCACCTCGAGCGTGGTTTCATCGTGTTCCCCAAGTCGGTGCGCAAGGAGCGTATGGCCGAGAACCTCGACGTGTTTGACTTCTCGCTCACCGCAGCCGAGATTGACGCCATCAACGCGATCGATCCGGGCGACGGGTCGGGGCGTGTTTCTGCCCACCCCCTCGAGGTCAACTGA